In the genome of Campylobacter concisus, one region contains:
- a CDS encoding LegC family aminotransferase gives MRKCDFDEVLKFIKSTFGKDKAPLHEPKFIGNEKKYLLECIDSSFVSSVGKFVDELESKLAQMVGAKFAVATTNGTSALHICLKLAGVGQDDEVITQPVTFIATCNAISYLFAKPVFVDVDLDTLGMSPAALSEFLEKNCKLKGGKCVNKTSGRIVRACVPMHTFGLPCKIDEIAEICKRWNIVLVEDCAESLGSYYKGTHTGNFGKLAAMSFNGNKIVTSGGGGAIITNDEEIAKHAKFITTTAKVPHPFEYRHSEIGYNYRLPNLNAALLVAQLENLELFLKSKRELAMIYKEYFSKFDDVKFIDEPADARSNFWLNAVLFESHEKRDKFLKFSNENGVFTRPIWQLMNELDMFKDCQRDELKNAKFLSDRIVNIPSSARV, from the coding sequence ATGAGAAAATGTGATTTTGACGAGGTTTTGAAATTTATAAAAAGCACCTTTGGCAAGGATAAAGCCCCGCTTCACGAGCCTAAATTTATAGGCAATGAGAAAAAATATCTACTTGAGTGCATCGACTCTAGTTTCGTCTCAAGTGTCGGTAAATTTGTAGATGAGCTTGAGAGTAAGCTAGCTCAAATGGTTGGTGCTAAATTCGCAGTTGCTACGACAAATGGCACCTCTGCGCTTCATATCTGCTTAAAGCTAGCTGGTGTTGGCCAAGATGACGAAGTGATCACACAGCCAGTTACCTTTATAGCCACTTGCAATGCCATTAGCTACCTTTTTGCAAAGCCAGTTTTTGTGGATGTCGACCTTGACACGCTTGGTATGTCGCCAGCAGCGCTTAGCGAGTTTTTAGAGAAAAACTGCAAGCTAAAAGGCGGCAAATGTGTAAATAAAACTAGCGGCAGGATAGTGCGTGCTTGCGTGCCTATGCATACTTTTGGACTACCTTGTAAGATAGATGAGATAGCTGAAATTTGCAAGCGTTGGAATATCGTTTTGGTAGAAGACTGTGCCGAGAGCCTTGGTAGCTACTACAAAGGCACTCATACAGGGAATTTTGGCAAGCTTGCAGCCATGAGCTTTAATGGCAATAAGATCGTCACAAGTGGAGGTGGCGGAGCTATCATCACAAACGATGAGGAGATAGCAAAGCACGCCAAATTTATCACCACAACGGCCAAGGTGCCACATCCTTTTGAGTATCGTCACAGCGAGATCGGCTACAACTACCGCTTGCCAAATTTAAATGCAGCTCTGCTTGTGGCACAGCTTGAAAATTTGGAGCTATTTTTAAAGAGCAAACGCGAACTTGCGATGATCTATAAAGAGTATTTTTCTAAATTTGATGATGTGAAATTTATAGATGAACCAGCGGACGCTAGGTCAAATTTTTGGCTAAACGCAGTGCTCTTTGAAAGTCATGAAAAACGAGATAAGTTTTTGAAATTTAGTAATGAAAATGGCGTTTTTACGCGTCCTATCTGGCAGCTCATGAATGAGCTTGATATGTTTAAGGACTGCCAAAGAGACGAGCTAAAAAATGCTAAATTTTTAAGCGATAGGATAGTAAATATCCCAAGTAGCGCAAGAGTTTAG
- a CDS encoding UDP-N-acetylglucosamine 4,6-dehydratase — protein sequence MNNILRLIGRTKNLFEDDINALDKDLKEIVSSSSFLVIGGAGSIGSAVTKEIFIRDPKKLYVVDISENNLVELVRDIRSEVGYINGDFKTFAIDVASAEFDALLEQSGGFDYVLNLSALKHVRSEKDPFTLMRMLETNIFNTDKTLAQAFGMKSKKYFCVSTDKAANPVNLMGASKRIMEMFAFRHSLNINVSMARFANVAFSDGSLLFGFQKRIEKSQPIVAPNDVRRYFLTPKESGELCLLSTIFGENRDIFFPKLDENLDLITFSEIAKRYLENLGYKPFLCENEEEARKLAKVLPKDGLYPCLFASSDTTGEKDYEEFFVDGERLDMQRLQNIGIVKNDANFDRKKLEIFKNNILNLKSSLTWSKEDILREVFELMPNFMHKETGKYLDEKM from the coding sequence ATGAACAATATCTTAAGACTAATAGGACGCACGAAAAATCTCTTTGAGGATGATATAAATGCACTTGATAAAGACCTAAAAGAGATAGTTTCAAGCTCAAGCTTTCTAGTTATCGGTGGGGCAGGATCTATAGGCTCTGCCGTGACAAAAGAGATCTTTATAAGAGATCCAAAAAAGCTCTACGTCGTCGACATCTCTGAAAACAACCTTGTCGAGCTAGTACGTGACATAAGAAGCGAGGTTGGATATATAAATGGTGACTTTAAAACTTTTGCCATAGATGTTGCAAGTGCCGAATTTGACGCACTTTTAGAGCAAAGTGGTGGATTTGACTATGTGTTAAATTTATCAGCGCTAAAGCATGTTAGAAGCGAAAAAGACCCATTTACACTCATGAGAATGCTTGAAACAAATATCTTTAACACCGACAAAACACTAGCACAAGCCTTTGGTATGAAGTCAAAAAAATATTTCTGCGTTAGCACCGATAAGGCTGCAAACCCTGTAAATTTAATGGGAGCTAGCAAGCGCATCATGGAGATGTTTGCGTTTAGACACTCTTTAAATATCAACGTCTCAATGGCTAGATTTGCAAACGTGGCATTTAGCGACGGTTCACTTCTTTTTGGCTTTCAAAAACGCATAGAAAAATCTCAGCCCATAGTCGCCCCAAACGATGTCAGGCGCTATTTTTTAACACCAAAAGAGAGTGGTGAGCTTTGTCTTTTAAGCACTATTTTTGGCGAAAATAGAGATATATTTTTTCCAAAATTAGATGAAAATTTAGACCTCATAACATTTAGTGAGATAGCCAAGCGATACTTAGAAAATTTAGGCTACAAGCCATTTTTGTGTGAAAATGAGGAGGAAGCCAGAAAGCTTGCGAAAGTGCTTCCAAAAGATGGACTTTACCCTTGCCTTTTTGCGTCTAGCGACACGACTGGAGAGAAGGACTATGAGGAGTTTTTCGTTGACGGCGAGAGACTTGACATGCAAAGGCTTCAAAATATCGGTATCGTCAAAAATGATGCAAATTTTGACAGGAAGAAGCTAGAAATTTTTAAAAACAATATTTTAAATTTAAAATCAAGCTTGACATGGAGCAAAGAGGACATTTTGCGCGAAGTTTTCGAGCTTATGCCGAATTTTATGCATAAAGAAACAGGAAAGTATCTCGATGAGAAAATGTGA